In the genome of Arthrobacter alpinus, the window GTCCGCGTCGATTCCGGCATCACGGCCGGCGAGGTCATCGGCGGCAACTTCGACTCCATGCTTGCCAAGCTGATCGTCACCGGCGCCACCCGCGAGCAGGCACTCCAGCGCTCCAGCCGCGCACTGGAAGAAATGCAGATCGGCGGCCTGCCCACCGTGCTGCCATTCCACCGCGCAGTGGTTGTTGACCCCGCCTTCGCCCCGGCCAACGGAGAAGCGTTCACCACGCACACCCGCTGGATCGAGACCGAGTTCAACAACACCATCCCCGCCTTCGACCTCGCCGGCGCTGCCGCCGCAACGGACGACGCCGGTACTCGCCAGAGCGTGACCGTCGAGGTGGGTGGCAAACGCCTTGAGGTGACGCTCCCGTCGTCGTTCGCCGTCAGCACCGGTTCCACCAATGGGGCCAAGAAGGCCAAGAAGGCCGGACGCACCCGCAATGCCGGCCCGGTAGCCGCCAACGGCAACGCACTGACCTCCCCCATGCAGGGCACCATTGTGAAGGTTGCCGTGGCTGACGGTGATGTAGTCGCAGAGGGTGATCTGATTGTGGTTCTTGAGGCCATGAAGATGGAGCAGCCACTCACGGCACACCGCGCCGGCACCGTCACGGGCCTGAGCGCAGCAGCCGGGGACACCGTCTCCGCCGGAGCCGTATTGGCCACCATCGAAGACTAACCCTCGCTCACATACGGGGCATAAATGCGAAACGCTCGCTCACCAATGGAAATTGGTGAGCGAGCGTTTCGTATTTATGCCCCTTTGCTGAAGGAGCGTCCTCCAAACCACCCCCATTACTGCAGGAGCGTTGGGAATGGGAAGAGGAGCTAGCTGACGTTGGAGGTGTAGTCCAGGTCGCGGGTTTCCTTCATGACGAACAGTGCAACAAGCGTCAACACGGCCATCGAGGTGAGGTAGATACCCACCAGGACGGGGCTGCCGCCGGCGGACTGCCACAGCGCCACCGCGATGAACGGGGCCACGGCAGCGCCGAGGATGCTGGACATGTTGTAGCTGATGGCCGAACCTGTGTAGCGGACGTTCGTGGGGAACAGTTCCGGCAACAGGGCGCCCATGGGGCCAAAGGTGAGGCCCATGAGTGTGAAGCCCAGGATCAGAAGAGCCATAACACCGGCCGTGCCTGCGCCGAACAAGGGCACAAAGAACAGGCCGAAGACGGCAATTCCACCGGTGATCCACAACAGGGACTTGCGGCGGCCGTACTTCTCGGCCAGCGGTCCGGAGACCAGGGTGAAGATGCCGAAGAAGACCACACCGATGATGAGCATGATGAGGAATTCGTTGCGGGTGTAGCCCAGGCCCGGGACCCAGCTGGCAATGGCGTCGGCAGTCATGGGCTTGCCCTTGGCTTCCGCAGCGGCCTTGGCGGCCTCAATCGTGGCTGGCGTGGTGCCGTAGGACAAGGTGAACGTGGTCATGAGGTAGAACAGCACGTACGTGGCCAGCATGACAAAGGTACCCAGGATCAGGGGGCGCCAGCTCGTCTTGAAAACGCGACCCACCGGCAGCTTGGAAACCTCTCCCTGGTCAATAACCTTCTGGAAGGCGGGAGTTTCCACCAGCTTCAGGCGGACATACAGGCCAACAATAACCATGACGGCGCTGAGCAGGAACGGGATGCGCCAGCCCCAAGCCTGGAACTCCGCCGTCGTCAGGCCGAAGCTGAGGGCCAGGAAGATGCCATTGGCCAAGATGAAGCCGATGGGGGCACCCAGCTGCGGGAACGTGCCCCAGATGGCGCGCTTTCCCTCCGGTGCATTCTCCGTCGCCAGCAGAGCAGCACCGCTCCACTCACCGCCAAGGGCCAGACCCTGCATGAAGCGCATGACAACGAGCAGCGCCGGTGCCCAGAACGTCCAGCCCGGAACCAGGGCGGTGGGCAAGCAGCCGATCAGGAACGTGGAGACGCCCATGGTCAGCAGGGATGCCACGAGGGTTCCCTTGCGACCTACCTTGTCGCCAAAGTGGCCAAACACAATGGAGCCCAAGGGGCGGGCAACGAATGCTACACCGAAGATTGCAAAGGAGCTCAACAGGGCCGTGGCGGCGTCGGCCGTGGGGAAGAAGAGCGCCGGGAAGACCAGCACGGCCGCGGTGGCGTAGACATAGAAGTCATAAAACTCGATGGTGGTGCCGATGAGGCTCGCGACGATAACGCGGCCTCGGCTGTTGACGGGCGGGGTCTCCGCTGTCTCCGCCTTGGGGGTGGAACTCATGGGATGGCTCTTTCTCGTGGCCCCACCTCGTAGTGATCGAGGCTCAACTTCGCCCGGGAGGTCTATCTCACGCGCAAAGCCAACACCAAACACATATAAGCGCAGGGCAAGTTCAATTCATTCTGCGGTTACCAAGAATACTCCCGGCGTCCACCTGTTGGACAATCATGCCACTATACGGACGAATCCGGGGCACCTCGCCCGTGGCCTAACAACGCCGGGACACGACGGTTAAGGAAAAGTCACAACAATTTCACACCGTTTGACCTGTCCCGAAACGCCGCTTCCATAACGTTGAACTTACAAGATTCAGGCACGATGCCCCAGGGCACCGTAAAGCGACGGGGAGGTTTGTCATGACGGCAGAGCGCAACGGCAGCACCACAATTGAGACCACACCGGGCACCACCGGCACACCGGCAGGCACAGCAGCCGGTGCAGAAATAACCAGCACCCGCGGCAGGTGGTTGCACCACTGGGACGCGGAAGACACCGGTCAGTGGGAATCTGTGGGCAGGGCAATCGCCAAGCGGAACCTGGCCTGGTCCATCGCCTGCGAATTCCTCGGCTTTGTGGTCTGGCAGCTCTGGTCGATCGTAGTGGTCTTCCTCCCGGGCGCGGGCTTTACCTTCAGCTCGGGTGAACTGTTCTGGCTCATCTCCATCCCCTCCCTTGTGGGAGCCACGCTGCGAATCCCCTACACCTTCATGGTGGCCAGGTTCGGCGGACGCAACTGGACCATTGTTTCCGCGCTCCTGCTACTCATCCCCACCGTGGGCCTGGCCCTGTGCGTAGGCAACCCGGAGACCCCCTTCGGCGCCATGCTCGCCGTGGCAGCCTTGGCCGGTCTGGGCGGCGGAAACTTCGCCTCCTCCATGGCCAACATCACCTACTTCTTCCCGGCCCGCGAAAAGGGCTGGGCGCTGGGACTGAACGCCGCCGGCGGAAACCTGGGTGCCGCCGTCGCACAGTTCATGGTGCCTTTGGCCGTAACGCTACTGGCAGCCGGAACCTTGGGCCTGCCGCTGGCCGGGCTCATGTGGGTTCCGTTCATCTTGATCGCTGCCTGGGGCGCGTGGAAGTACATGGACAACCTGACCAGCGCCAAGTCGGACATTGCCGGCTCCCTGGCATCCCTGCGCGAACCCCACCTGTGGATTCTGGCGCTGCTTTACATCGGCACCTTCGGCTCGTTCATCGGATTCTCCGCAGTGTTCCCGAAACTGATCATGGATTCCTTTGGCGCCGGTGTTGGCATCCCGATTGGCCCGGCCATCATCTCCCTGGCATTCCTGGGCGCCTTGATCGGCTCACTGGCCCGGCCCTACGGTGGCAAGCTGGCCGACCGCTGGGGCGGCGCCCGCGTCACGGTTGCCTGCTTCGGCGTCCTCTCCTTGACAGCACTGGCACAGCTTCTGACGTTGCCGCTGGGCAGCTTC includes:
- a CDS encoding MFS transporter yields the protein MSSTPKAETAETPPVNSRGRVIVASLIGTTIEFYDFYVYATAAVLVFPALFFPTADAATALLSSFAIFGVAFVARPLGSIVFGHFGDKVGRKGTLVASLLTMGVSTFLIGCLPTALVPGWTFWAPALLVVMRFMQGLALGGEWSGAALLATENAPEGKRAIWGTFPQLGAPIGFILANGIFLALSFGLTTAEFQAWGWRIPFLLSAVMVIVGLYVRLKLVETPAFQKVIDQGEVSKLPVGRVFKTSWRPLILGTFVMLATYVLFYLMTTFTLSYGTTPATIEAAKAAAEAKGKPMTADAIASWVPGLGYTRNEFLIMLIIGVVFFGIFTLVSGPLAEKYGRRKSLLWITGGIAVFGLFFVPLFGAGTAGVMALLILGFTLMGLTFGPMGALLPELFPTNVRYTGSAISYNMSSILGAAVAPFIAVALWQSAGGSPVLVGIYLTSMAVLTLVALFVMKETRDLDYTSNVS
- a CDS encoding MFS transporter, with protein sequence MTAERNGSTTIETTPGTTGTPAGTAAGAEITSTRGRWLHHWDAEDTGQWESVGRAIAKRNLAWSIACEFLGFVVWQLWSIVVVFLPGAGFTFSSGELFWLISIPSLVGATLRIPYTFMVARFGGRNWTIVSALLLLIPTVGLALCVGNPETPFGAMLAVAALAGLGGGNFASSMANITYFFPAREKGWALGLNAAGGNLGAAVAQFMVPLAVTLLAAGTLGLPLAGLMWVPFILIAAWGAWKYMDNLTSAKSDIAGSLASLREPHLWILALLYIGTFGSFIGFSAVFPKLIMDSFGAGVGIPIGPAIISLAFLGALIGSLARPYGGKLADRWGGARVTVACFGVLSLTALAQLLTLPLGSFPLFLSLFLVLFAAAGAGNGSTYRMIPMVFALRASSTDSPDGGKMSAARKGSAALGIISAIGAYGGFVVPQVLNASRQATGGYQGAFIGFVAAYLILMALTWAVYLRPSSAASLSRV